The nucleotide window TGAAGGACATCAGACAATATTTTACTTGACAAGTTAGGTAatccaaatatattatttcataaaatatttattgtaaatgaagtttttatagattttatttttgaaaattagcatgattaattaaaatattggtAGAATAGCATAGTCTATActtattgtgattttaaaatataatattttataaatatcacGATTCTGAATTCTGTTAACTTAACATGCTgtgatttaaaatcataatctaTCATAACCCCTCCCccctaaaaagttttttttatttcgccataaaacatctaaaaatgcATCATTCTTCATTTCTAAGCCTCcaacaaacctttttttttccttagaaaCCCTCTGCCCTTAATGCTACTATCACTTCTTAGCCACAACCACCATGCTGCAACCACTTCCCAGTTGAAAAATTAATAGTTAAGAGTTTTatgttgtgttattttattatttatgagttagtaatttatttttacaagtgttttagtatatttgtaaaattatttttgtaatttttttaggttggtTTTATTGAGAttcaaatgtttttattttcaaatttgatttggagtattaaaatttgaattcaaaatcttACAGATAGTCATGTGAATGACAACATCAAAATTGATTATTGAGTTTAGcttgaatattaatattgtttttgcatTTACATGTGAAAGAAGTGAAAATTGATATGTTGGgttattaacatgatcaatAATTGTTAAACAAGTGTTAGaaaccaaataaattataaaataataaagtggAAAAAAACTGCAAGTCCTTGCAATGTACCCTAAATTCAAAAGACATTTTGATTATAATATGcttgaaaagaaataatataataaacaaaaaggggaaaatattatagtttatgcaattcacacaaaaaaatattcaaaaaaaattctgattATAAGATACTTGAACTTCACTTCTAAATAGGGTTAGCAgtccttaatttaattttacatcgACAAGAGATTTCACATTTTAAACTTAGAAGGTTTAAAGTTTGTATTTAAGGTTGAtggtttaaagtttttattttaggattGGTATTTAATGTTTGATGTTTAGATTAAGGTTAGGATtagttaatgttattttttttggttaagagTTCGAGGTTATCAATTAGAGTTAGAATTAGTTTTGTGGTAGATAATTTGAGGTTAGAGATTAGTTAGGGTTAGAGTTTGGATTAAGGTTAGTGTTTAGAATttgcatttagtttttttttaatcattaaggGTATAGTGAGTGTTTGGAGACCTTAGTTAGGGTTATGAGTTAATTAGGGCTCGACAAATAAGagtttaatttaaagttttgatttagAGGTAATTTGTGATTTGATAGATGTCACAATAACATCTActaaatattgtgtttttcaaaaatgatttttttacatgtCCTCATTTTgaaaccataacaagtataaaaCTATGCTatgtaattaatattctttttacttgtgttattttgctaaaaattttaatttcttatgctAACAAGTGAAAATACCCACTTttctatgtgatttttttctttttgtttatatttcaaaagaaaataaaaattaactactttttaaagtttaaaatagTAGACAATTAATCTAGTTTGATTCgataatttaaatcatttataaaatttatttgataagaTTTAACTTGGACTAgattaaattaaccaaaaattaactttaactaAACTAAACTGAACTGgttaaaaatcaagttgaacATATTGAAGGTCATCCTATAGcgtgtcatttaaaaaaaatctaaaaaaagagCCCTTACTAGGTATTGAATCAGTCAATTAGACCTATTTCAACTAGAGaaacattgattttgaattggtgAACTAACACCTTCGCAGGTTCAATTTCTGGTTCTTGCAACATTAgttaagattataaaataattaaaatacatatattataataaGATCATCTTATAATAACAAACTAtgaaataataatcataattacaATACTTGGTCCGCTTTCCGACCGACCCGAGTCAACATaaaactattaattatttcatatatttttttaatcttatctaAATTTTAACCATGTTATCAGATCAAAAACTGACCCATCTAGTCGACTAAATTTAACCCATTCAACTTCCATCTAGTTCATCATAAGACCAGTGTTTAATAAAAGTAATGATAATGGCACCGCCCAAAGAAATAAAGCACAGCATGTACATGACACAACTGAGTTTAAAAAATCCTCAGACAAGGCGTGGCCCATCTCATCCCCAGGCATCAAATACTACAAGGACCGCATTCATTGAACGATTGTGTCCATTCACAGaacacaaacaataataaaaaaaaaaaaatgcatcccCACCACTACACAACTTGATTTTTCTGGTTCACAAAACGATAAAAAACACTTGAAGTTCATGGATCAATCGAGAAATGTtagcaaagaaaaagaagcgGCTGGCTTATTTCCAGTATTATCAAACTACGAGCAAGAAACAGTCACAAAATACAGAGGAATCTATCttacgataataataataattgtagcaaaaacaaaaccattcaGCAATGGATGAATATTCCTTTTCGGCCAGGTCTGTACAAGAGCAAAAGATAGAATCCCAGACACCTAACTTAACCTTATCTAATCctatttcttctaattaattaCCAGACCTGTTATCCTTTCTCAAGCAACAACGATGATGTTATCACCGTTTTTCAAACTTGACATCGTCTGGAAGGCTGAATGCCTAGATGACGATGCCCTCTGATCAGACGATGAAGACAGATCGAGTGACAACGGAGATGAATCAGCAACCGGCTTCAAGTTTAAGTTAAGATCAGGCATTGCTGAAGTACAAGGAGCTGGGACGACGGGGACTGTGAGGACTAGATTTGTTGAGCAGTTAAGGGATTGATTGCCTTGTCCAAGTGACCGGTTTTCCATTATTGGACTCTCAATTTGGAGAGGCGACACGGCAGGACTGACAGTTCTCCTTCTTATAGGGAAAGGCAGCACCCCAGGGAAACTGGTGGTACTGTTGGCTTGCAGCGGTGGATTTGTCTTGGGTGCCTGGTTGTTGCTCTTGCTGTCTTGGCATTGAGCTTGCTGCTCTTCCATTGGAGTTTCCGTCACCTGATAAAAATAAGATGTAGGCGATGCTCAAACCCTTTCTAACAACTGCTTGGTGGAGAAAACAAAGCACATCGAACAAATTGCATGATTGTAAATGAAAATACAACTACTTGGTGAGTTCAAGTCTATAGTTTCAGttctaagaaaacaaataaaaactaataactTTTACATTAGCATTTTCTTTTCCTCGTTGATCTCAACAACCAAGAAACAGGTTTTACAAGGAACTACAAAACTTTACGCAAATAATCCCCAAGGATTATTAAgcatgcttaattttttatttttggtgctGTCGATATCCACAACTGACTTAGATTAAGACCCTCAATCAACCAAATCCATACTAATTTAATCAAATCTGTCTGATTTAAGAAATCAAACAAAGCTTAAAACAATTCAGCTAATCAAAATCCCAttgtgtaaaaaaattaaaattatgattgataTCAAATTTCTCTGATTTAATAGTCAAACACAAACCAGATCAATCAACACTCAAGGCTTCAAAACAATTATCAGTTAATCAAGAACCCAGGTAGCGCTGATGGGATGTGATATTAATACCATATCGGTGGTGATATCAAAGAGGCTAGATCGGCGGCGGCGGCGATTCACATTACTGTTGCGGAGAAAATGCTTCTGAGCATGACTAGCAACCTGAGTTGATGTTCGGGTCTTGACAAAATTGCGAGAAATTCCTCTCCAGTCTCCTTTGCCCATTTTCTGCAATCCTACAAGGAATCTCTTGTGCTCCTCCTCTGTCCATGGCAATCCTGTTTCATAATCCACACAAACAAAAGATAAGATGATCATGAACCAAAAGAAGCAATTTAGTTCTATCCAAAATATCATTTGTATCTAGAGGTATcgaaataatatcaaaataaatattcagaaaAGCCCAATTAATTAGACATGCCTACACAAATCAACGATTAATTActttcagataaaaaaataaacctctCTTTCGTTGGCCACGCCTTTCAGAGGCTGAAGAAGAGTGTTGAACGGTGTCGTCTGCAGACATATAACCAGAAACAgcagcagaagcagaagcaccGGCAGcggcttcttcatcttcctcGTTATCATTCAAGTGCTCATAATCATTCATATTATTCAAACTCACAATTTTCCTCATGTTATCAACCACCACTCTGACTCCAAACAACAAAATCTCCTTCGGCCTCGTCTCTGCCGCTCCTTCAACACCGCTACCTGTGGAGCTACTACCGACCACCATCTCTAAATCTCTAATCAAAAGAAAGGAGACGTGAATAAATTATCTTCTGCAAGGCCAAGGCAGCAGTACTCGCTGGTGGCTATAGACAAGTGGTGGAGGGTTGAAAAGGAGAACATGTGCGCGCTTTTATTCAGACAAGGGGTCGGGTAAGGGTATCGTGCCAGTtgccacctctctctctctctcccctcttttttccttgttttattataacataaagataaaaagaaaaaaaaatgtcgcGTGATTTTATGGTTAATCTGTACGGAATATTTTTTACGATGATGatgtgtagttttttttattgtattaacgTTAGATTTGTAATGATTTTCAGGCTTGGTTTTTGGTGTATTTAAGGAATCCaacgttattttattttatttccctttttttttccctgtctaGCTTGGAGATGCTAATTAGGAAGCTGTAAGAAATTAATAGTTTTCTTACGCCGAGAAATTGACCGTGAGAATTAGAAATAAATGCCGTTCAATTTATCATCAACAATTCAGGAAAAATAAAACCAGAATCCTGACGTCATAATTTGTCTCATATCCTTGTTTCCTTAAATAAACTTTTCTTATCTTATTaagatatatattatataaataataaaggaaagaaaatatattgttttgaaatttcctaTTTTTCAAGTTGCTCTGAAAGAACATGATAGAATTAGTCTACTGACTTATCCGTCATCCCGGGATGaatccaattttttaaaaatatagaaaaaaaattacatctaattttttttctatttttattcatttttcattttcaatttaaaatttaaaaaattataatttgactcgTAATTTTTAGTAACTTCATTACATTGTTATAGAAGTAATAAtaccattatcatcatcatcatcatcaatataattatatattataccattatcatcatcatcatcatcaatataattatatattttttcttctcctagTGCATATTCACCGACTTCAATGTTGATGCATAGtcaaatattctatttttttaattttatattttaaaaccatacacgtctttattaaaaaattatttgtatatgaataatatttttatataagccatcatcaacttttttttaacgcTTGATAGGCTGATAGGCTACCATGATGAGTAATAATATAAAGCATCTTATATCCTACCATTACAAGTAGTACAAATCTAATTAGAGAAATAtctaaacaaaaatcctaattacaaaTCTATTTAACAATTATACATGATCAGCACATAAAAATTACACTGAACAAtaatcttaatttataaaattattgttggGGGAGGGTATGTTTAGTTAACAAAATATGTGAAAATTATCACGACATTTGATATATCAAGCTATAAACCaattaatttagggtttttaaagTTTGGGGTTAGATTTAGGgtaaatcaaaaattatttatttattgttgaatcAATTacatattcataatattttaaccATTATCCATTAAAAAATCCTGAATTTTAATCGCTTTTCCCTcgtacaaaaaaaatcaattttgtgtGATGGTATTTATTGTTGAATCAAGTatatattcataatattttaaccATTATCCACTAAAAAATCCTGAATTTTAACCATCAATTTTGTGCCTACATGATGGTATTAATATCCCACATAAGTCTAGATATAATAGCTACTactacatgtaaaataaatttaccatGTCACAGTAATTaatgaaacttaaaaaacatataGGCGAAAATTCATACCAATTGTATTTTCTGTTTTCTTCAACTAgatttaatcttaatttctttAAGTTTCACAATCTCTTGACACAagatcatcatcttcttcttcttttctatctTTTAGTTATatgctgataaaaaaaaatatcaaagaactTCATCTATCATAATTGAAATCGAAGGTGAATATtgtattcataaaatataatgatcaatcactatttttagaattttatttattggctatgaatttttaatttcttttttaatgttagtgattttatttttattttattttttaatttctttagtcATTAGATCCCTTCATCATATAGCTAAGATAGAAAATCAATTTAGTTCTATAGAATTATATCGAccataattgaaatataaaaatggaaaaggatTGTTTTAAGTtctaa belongs to Populus nigra chromosome 18, ddPopNigr1.1, whole genome shotgun sequence and includes:
- the LOC133678652 gene encoding transcription factor MYB1R1-like, producing MVVGSSSTGSGVEGAAETRPKEILLFGVRVVVDNMRKIVSLNNMNDYEHLNDNEEDEEAAAGASASAAVSGYMSADDTVQHSSSASERRGQRKRGLPWTEEEHKRFLVGLQKMGKGDWRGISRNFVKTRTSTQVASHAQKHFLRNSNVNRRRRRSSLFDITTDMVTETPMEEQQAQCQDSKSNNQAPKTNPPLQANSTTSFPGVLPFPIRRRTVSPAVSPLQIESPIMENRSLGQGNQSLNCSTNLVLTVPVVPAPCTSAMPDLNLNLKPVADSSPLSLDLSSSSDQRASSSRHSAFQTMSSLKNGDNIIVVA